One part of the Candidatus Dependentiae bacterium genome encodes these proteins:
- a CDS encoding transcriptional regulator, which translates to ELRKIEPHADVDINYVAVKDNRYVIVISTQRENRAPYLYDNGTFMRNQSTTSKMPQAEYEQLLINRRSTINWDGLTTNNCTINDLDRKLIQRVIGDAIQAGRVIGLTPKPAVEQILRKLNLLVGDKLTNAAVVLFCKDEDKQFTQSEIKLARFLGTDKSEFLDSKIYRGNVFELYDRAMIFLGNHLPVAAKIEEGNLLRVETPAIPHKVLREAVVNALCHRNYSMQSGSISIAIYDDRVEIISAGRLPSDIKLSDLTKSHESHPRNKLIAHVFYLCCMIERWGRGTRDIVKICEKSGNPRPRFEESTGTFSVIFPLKNRLRPFAYAQ; encoded by the coding sequence ATGAACTACGCAAAATAGAACCACATGCGGATGTTGATATCAACTATGTTGCTGTAAAAGATAATCGATATGTCATTGTCATCAGCACACAACGGGAAAATAGAGCTCCTTACTTATACGATAACGGTACCTTTATGCGCAATCAATCTACAACAAGCAAAATGCCTCAAGCTGAATACGAACAACTCCTTATCAATAGACGTTCAACAATAAATTGGGATGGTCTTACAACAAACAACTGCACAATTAACGATCTTGATAGAAAGCTCATTCAAAGAGTAATTGGAGATGCAATACAAGCTGGAAGAGTTATCGGGTTAACTCCCAAGCCAGCTGTTGAGCAAATACTGAGAAAGCTTAATTTATTGGTCGGTGACAAGCTTACCAATGCTGCTGTTGTGCTTTTTTGCAAGGACGAAGACAAACAGTTTACACAATCTGAGATTAAACTTGCGCGATTCCTTGGAACCGATAAGAGTGAATTTTTAGATAGTAAAATTTATCGAGGCAATGTATTTGAACTGTATGATCGCGCAATGATATTTTTGGGCAATCATTTACCCGTTGCAGCTAAAATTGAAGAAGGTAATTTATTAAGGGTTGAGACACCTGCCATACCACACAAGGTACTTCGCGAGGCTGTTGTTAATGCACTCTGTCATCGTAACTATAGCATGCAGAGTGGTTCTATTTCCATCGCAATTTATGATGATCGAGTCGAAATTATTAGTGCTGGTCGATTGCCATCCGATATAAAATTGAGTGACTTAACGAAATCACATGAATCTCATCCACGAAATAAACTCATTGCTCACGTTTTTTATCTCTGTTGCATGATTGAGCGCTGGGGTCGTGGGACCAGAGATATCGTTAAAATTTGCGAAAAATCTGGTAATCCTAGACCGCGCTTTGAAGAGTCAACAGGAACTTTTTCGGTTATCTTCCCCCTTAAAAACCGACTAAGACCATTTGCTTACGCACAATAA